Within the Catalinimonas niigatensis genome, the region GGCGGAATCTTCGACCTTGATGTTTGAAGGTGAGTTTTTCGTGATCTACACCCATCAAATACATCATAGTCGCCTGGAAATCATGTACATGTACCGGGTTTTTGGCAATGTTGTAGCCAAATTCACAGGTTTCTCCATAGGTAAAACCTTTCTTGACACCGCCTCCCGCCATCCAGATGGAGAAGCAACGTGGATGATGATCACGGCCATAGCTGGTTTCAGTCAGCCTGCCCTGTGAGTAGTTGGTTCGTCCGAACTCTCCTCCCCAAATTACCAGAGTATCTTCCAGCAAACCCCTTTGTTTCAAATCCATAACCAGTGCAGCAGAAGCCTGATCGGTACTTTTTGCTTGAATCTTGATGTCGTTGGGCAGATTACCATGCTGATCCCAGCCTTGATGGTAAAGCTGCACAAATTTGACATCTCTTTCTATCAGTCGACGCGCCAGCAAACAATTGGCGGAATAAGAGCCGGGAACACGGGATTCAGGTCCATACATCTCATAGATGTAATCCGGTTCATTGGAAATATCCATGGTATCGGGCACGGAGCTTTGCATGCGGTAAGCCATTTCGTACTGCGCAATGCGCGATGAGATTTCAGGGTCTTTTACTTTTTCATACTGAATCTGGTGCAGCTCTTTGAGATAATCCAGCATACGTCTCCGGCTGTTCTTTTTCAGGCCGGGAGGATCATTGAGGTAAAGTACCGGATCTTTGCCGGAGCGAAATTGTACGCCCTGATGCAGGGAAGGAAGGAAAGCGCTGCCCCACAGCTTGGCATACAAAGGCTGATCGCCCTCACGTCCCCGCGATAGCAATACACAAAAGGAAGGTAGGTTTTGATTGTCACTGCCCAGACCCCAGCTTACCCAGGAGCCCATGGAAGGACGGCCATTTTGCTGTGAACCTGTCTGGAAGAAAGTGATGGCCGGATCATGGTTGATGGCTTCGGTGTACATGGATTTGACGAAACAAAGTTCATCTACCACCTGAGCGGTATGCGGCATCAGCTCACTCACCCAGGCACCGCTCTGCCCATGCTGTTTGAAATCAAAGATGGAGCCAGCCATGGGAAAGGATTTCTGATGGGAGGTCATGCCGGTAAGGCGCTGTCCATCCCTTACCGAATCAGGAAGTTCTTCACCTCTTCTTTTTTGAAGCAATGGTTTGTAATCAAACAACTCCATCTGAGAGGGGCCACCACTCTGGAAGAGATAGATCACTCTTTTGGCTTTGGGAGCAAAATGAAGTTTGTCCAGTGTACCGTCACTTCCGCCGGAAGCAATACCTGCCAGGCTTTGCACAGGATTGAGCAGAGAAGCCAGGGCTACACTTCCCAATCCCAAGGTGGATTTGGCTAAAAAATCTCTTCTTGATACGATGTCATGCTGACAATAATCACTCATGTTTTACTTATTTTGAGGTTAAAAGTTGAAGGTTTAAGGTTGAACATTAACAGACAACTATTAACCAATAACTTTTAACAATTATCTTTTAAAAACGGCCTCGTCATAATTGACCAAAGTATTGGCCACCACTGTAAGCGCCGCCAGTTCTGCTTTGGCCAACTGCTGATCTCTCGGGTATTCGCCTACCTGCAAAAGACTATCTGCGCTGACAGGATCGCTTTTGAAAACCTCCAGTTCTTCCAGATAAAGGCTTTTCAATAATGCCAATTCACGAGAATCAGGTGTGCGACTGGTCAGGGCTTCAAAACCATAAGCAATCTGCTTTTCGGTGGCTTCACCTCCTTCTTTCATCATGCGTTCGGCCAGCAAACGGGAAGCTTCTATGTATTGCGGATCATTCAGCAAGATCAGCGCCTGTAAAGGAGTGCTGGTTTTTTGCCTTTTGACTACGCACAAATATTTTTCAGAAGCATCAAAGCTGATCATGGAGGGTGGGGGAGAACTTCTTTTCCAGATCGTATATAAACCTCTCCGATAAAGATTCTGCCCACTGTCTTCCACATATTCAGTGACATTGCGGGTAGCCAGTTCTTTCCACAAACCTTTGGGCTGATAAGGCTTGACACTGGGTCCACCGATGCTATCGGCCAGCAGTCCGCTGACCGCCAGGGCATTGTCGCGAATCATTTCAACGGGCATACGATAGCTCGGACCTCTGGCCAGCCAAACGTTTTCGGGGTCCATCTCCAACTTTTCTTCATCAGGTATGGAGGATTGCTGATAAGTGGCTGACATCACCATCATTTTCAGCAAAGCTTTCACATCCCAGCCGGATTCACGGAAATTCACTGCCAGCCAATCCAGTAATTCGGGATGAGATGGTAATTCTCCCTGACTGCCAAAGTCATCGGAAGTATTGACTAATCCTCTGCCAAAGAGCATTTGCCAGTAGCGATTGACCACTACCCTGGCTGTTAGGGGATGATCTTCATGGATAAGCCACTTTGCCAGACCTAGTCTGTTCTTGGGCAAATCTGTCGGCATAGTCATGATGACTTCAGGGGTATTGGCACTGACCTCTTCCCCATGTGCATCATAAGCGCCACGTTCCAGGATAAAAGATTGACGCGGATAAGTACGGTCCTGCATCACCATCACTTCTTGCTGATCAGTCAGGATATCATTCTCTTTGCCACGCTCTTCAGTAAGGGACCTGAATTGCTTCTGGTAGTCCGGGTCAAAGTTTTCCAGGTAATAGTCCAGTAGCTTTTCCTGCTGATTCTCTGCCAGAAATGGTTTTAGATCTGCCGAAGCATCATACAACTTGCTGACTTCAGGAGCACTAAGTTTTTTGTCAAAAACCATGAATTCGTCTACCACAGCACCATCCAGGGTTTCTTCAAAGCGTTTGCCAATTTGTAAGTTTCCGCTTCCTCCCCAGCTTTCCCGATCTTTGCCATAACGGATAATGCTCTGTTCCAATTGATCGTTGAAAACAGTAAGGGTAAGCTCTTTTCCGTCTTGATAAATCTTAACGCCCTTTGCTTTGCTTGAACCGTCGTAGGTAAATACCAGGTGATGCCATTGGTTTGGCAAAATCCTTTCCTGGGTGCGTACTTCAATTCCATTGGCAGGATAGGTATGATTCAGACTAGCTGAAATGCTGCCATCGGGAAGAAGCATGAAGTCATAACCGCGATTGCCATTAAACAGACCTCCCGAGCGGGAAAAAATGGGTCCATCCAGGCTGTCTTTTAGTGGTTTAAACCAGATACTGATGGTAAATGGCTGATGCCGGTCAAAATAGCCTATTTCATCTCCCAAATCCACATAGCTGTCGCCCACCAGTTTCAGTCCCTTGCCAAACTTTGTCTCTACAATCTCCGGTTCCTGATCCTGTTGGTTCACCACCATATTGGCGGGTTTGGCCTGATTGGCCAGATTACGAAATTTATTGTCCATAGGCTGATCCAAAGGGTAATGACCAACTGCCTTGCGCAATTGTATGTTGGGTTGCTCAGGCAGCGCATTTTTCCACTGTTCAAAAGCCTGCTGATGTTTCTCATGGTTCGGAGCCACTTTTTTTTCCAGGTCCACAATCTTTTCTTCAATAAAAGCCAATTGCTCTTCCGCTTCCTCACTGGTCAGAATCAGGGTAGGGCTGGCTTCGCCCATGTAAGGAATCTGCCCAGCCTCATTGACATTATTAAAGAAAGCGAACATCTCATAATATTCCTTTTGAGAAACAGGGTCGTACTTATGGTCATGGCAGCGGGCACATTCCAGCGTGAGCCCCAGGAAAGCTTTACCCAAAGTATTGGTACGGTCAGCCACGTATTCAACCCGGTATTCTTCATCCACAATGCCACCTTCCTGACTTTGTAGATGATTGCGGTTGAAGCCGGTAGCTAAAATCTGCTCTTCGCCAGGATTGGGAAGCATGTCACCAGCCAGTTGCCAGAGGATAAAATCATCGTAAGGCAGGTTTTTATTGAAAGCCTGGATGACCCAATCTCGCCAGGGCCACATATTGCGCATCCCATCATCTTGGTAGCCGTGGCTGTCGGCATAGCGAGCGACATCCAGCCACTCTGAGGCCATACGTTCTCCGTAACGTTCTGAGTCTAAAAGCTTGTCCACCGCCTGTTCATAGGCATGAGGAGACTCATTTTTGAGGAAGTCTTCCAGTTCTTCTACGGTTGGAGGCAGACCTGTCAGGTCAAAACTGAGCCTTCGGAGCAAGGTGGTTTTTTCTGCCTGAAGAGCAGGTTGCCATTGCTGGCTTTCCATTTTCGCCAACACAAAATGATCAATCTCATTTCTGGGCCAGCCAGTGTTCTGTACTTCTGGTACTTCAGACTTCTCGGGTTTAATGAATGACCAGTGAGGTTCATATTCAGCCCCTTCTTCAATCCATTGCCGGATCAGTTCAACTTCTTCTGCTGTAATTTTCAGGTTGGATTCCGGCGGTGGCATCCTTGTTTCAGGATCGGTAGAGCTTATCCTAAGGTACACTTCACTCTCCTCGGCTTCACCAGCTACAATTGCAAAATGACCAGGATTTTCTGTTAGTGCCGCAAAAGCGCCTTCGGGAGTATCCAGTCGTAAGTCAGCTTCCCTTTTATTGGCATCCGGACCATGACAGGCGAAGCAGCGGTCAGAAAGGATGGGTTTGATGTCATAGTTAAAGCTAAGTCCTTTATACTTTTGAGTACCACTTTCGCTTTCATTTTGGCAAGCTGTGAAACAGCAAATTCCTATGAAAAGCGGGCTAAATATCTTTAACAATGCATGCATGTGAAACAATAATAATTTTTTATTCCAAGGAGTAAATTATTAAAATTTGAATCCATTCTCTACTTTTTGAGATGATATTTAAGAATTATAAGAATCTATATTTTTTTCCTCAGTCAAGTACTATATTGTTTTTTAAGATTATGATCTTATAGCTGAAAAGATTTGCTCACTAAGACTAAGCACATTGTTCCTTTAATAAAGCATTCCCCCTGTTTTCTAGGAGTACTCTCAATCAAGAAATAGCTTACAATATTCAGTGAATTCAAAAAAGACTTGGGTAACTACGGTTATTCAATAATGCTGGTTTTGTTAAATTATGTTCTTATCCCTTGAATGAAAAAGTTCAGCGAAAAGGAAAGTTTGAGTTTAATATGAAGAGAGATTTACTTAAGTAATGATATATTATCTTATGTGTTTTGCTCAATTGACCAATATCGTCATTAACTCAAAGGGCATAAAAAGACAAATTGAGATATTCCCCATCTGTAATAACTTCCCTCTTTGTAAAATTTCAAAAAAATAAATAGTAACAAAAATACATTTTTATAGAGGTTTGTTTTGCAATAATCTTTATTTTAAGAAACAATTTCACTATCAACCGAACCAAACGCTATGAAAAAACTTTACCGGTACAACTATGTGCTTGTCATTCTTCTGATAACACTATTTGTGAGTAACACTCACAAGGGTTTAGCACAGGCTAAAAAAGGGATTTCCAAAAAAATAGACCCTGCCTTACTAAATATCAATGAGACAAAAGATGTAACGTCTTCCCTTTCCCCTGATTTACATCTTTCTCCTGCGAAAAGCCCCCCTTCACCTACAGACAATGCCCGGGCCATGAGCCGTGGAGATTCCGAATCAGTTGACTTAAAACCAGCCAATAGTACTGTAAAGTTAGTGGTCGTGGATGGTTATGTGGCTATTGAAGCGATTGCTGTAGACGATACTGAATCTCTTCTGGCTGAACTCCGGAGGATGGGCATCAAACAGG harbors:
- a CDS encoding DUF1501 domain-containing protein translates to MSDYCQHDIVSRRDFLAKSTLGLGSVALASLLNPVQSLAGIASGGSDGTLDKLHFAPKAKRVIYLFQSGGPSQMELFDYKPLLQKRRGEELPDSVRDGQRLTGMTSHQKSFPMAGSIFDFKQHGQSGAWVSELMPHTAQVVDELCFVKSMYTEAINHDPAITFFQTGSQQNGRPSMGSWVSWGLGSDNQNLPSFCVLLSRGREGDQPLYAKLWGSAFLPSLHQGVQFRSGKDPVLYLNDPPGLKKNSRRRMLDYLKELHQIQYEKVKDPEISSRIAQYEMAYRMQSSVPDTMDISNEPDYIYEMYGPESRVPGSYSANCLLARRLIERDVKFVQLYHQGWDQHGNLPNDIKIQAKSTDQASAALVMDLKQRGLLEDTLVIWGGEFGRTNYSQGRLTETSYGRDHHPRCFSIWMAGGGVKKGFTYGETCEFGYNIAKNPVHVHDFQATMMYLMGVDHEKLTFKHQGRRFRLTDVHGKVVNDIIA
- a CDS encoding DUF1553 domain-containing protein, which translates into the protein MHALLKIFSPLFIGICCFTACQNESESGTQKYKGLSFNYDIKPILSDRCFACHGPDANKREADLRLDTPEGAFAALTENPGHFAIVAGEAEESEVYLRISSTDPETRMPPPESNLKITAEEVELIRQWIEEGAEYEPHWSFIKPEKSEVPEVQNTGWPRNEIDHFVLAKMESQQWQPALQAEKTTLLRRLSFDLTGLPPTVEELEDFLKNESPHAYEQAVDKLLDSERYGERMASEWLDVARYADSHGYQDDGMRNMWPWRDWVIQAFNKNLPYDDFILWQLAGDMLPNPGEEQILATGFNRNHLQSQEGGIVDEEYRVEYVADRTNTLGKAFLGLTLECARCHDHKYDPVSQKEYYEMFAFFNNVNEAGQIPYMGEASPTLILTSEEAEEQLAFIEEKIVDLEKKVAPNHEKHQQAFEQWKNALPEQPNIQLRKAVGHYPLDQPMDNKFRNLANQAKPANMVVNQQDQEPEIVETKFGKGLKLVGDSYVDLGDEIGYFDRHQPFTISIWFKPLKDSLDGPIFSRSGGLFNGNRGYDFMLLPDGSISASLNHTYPANGIEVRTQERILPNQWHHLVFTYDGSSKAKGVKIYQDGKELTLTVFNDQLEQSIIRYGKDRESWGGSGNLQIGKRFEETLDGAVVDEFMVFDKKLSAPEVSKLYDASADLKPFLAENQQEKLLDYYLENFDPDYQKQFRSLTEERGKENDILTDQQEVMVMQDRTYPRQSFILERGAYDAHGEEVSANTPEVIMTMPTDLPKNRLGLAKWLIHEDHPLTARVVVNRYWQMLFGRGLVNTSDDFGSQGELPSHPELLDWLAVNFRESGWDVKALLKMMVMSATYQQSSIPDEEKLEMDPENVWLARGPSYRMPVEMIRDNALAVSGLLADSIGGPSVKPYQPKGLWKELATRNVTEYVEDSGQNLYRRGLYTIWKRSSPPPSMISFDASEKYLCVVKRQKTSTPLQALILLNDPQYIEASRLLAERMMKEGGEATEKQIAYGFEALTSRTPDSRELALLKSLYLEELEVFKSDPVSADSLLQVGEYPRDQQLAKAELAALTVVANTLVNYDEAVFKR